The Deltaproteobacteria bacterium genome contains a region encoding:
- a CDS encoding TolC family protein, whose protein sequence is MPLLLSVALLAPVAVTHAITFDEALGWAEHSPVVQGARRALRTQSDLTRRVSRLTHNPQLSVQPGIRLAPAGAREPELLVELSQAWSLSGHGGARQRSLEAEQAVLGAETRAASLAQRLGAARSWIELWVAQRVLAEAQREQALAGTLTKLVDRAASLSGATRADAADARAYIAEARLLVLAAHGELVNRAATLQREAGRALADGTLAARGELPAAPVPSKSAQLRMLGRLAALPEVQLRALRARAERLRMTEERSARGWVLQLGLMAQRDAPGGFLLSGGLRVTVPLFDRGERESAPLAAQAERQTGEGHDALVRARADLAEAIHEVTHTEEVLAELRDNLVPASREGAALRERIFRAGEATVLEVLQSRRTAVAAVGRLERARGAHAWARVKLWLLSTTLLRQPAAGRP, encoded by the coding sequence ATGCCGCTGTTGCTGAGTGTTGCGCTCCTTGCCCCCGTCGCGGTGACGCATGCCATCACCTTTGATGAGGCCCTCGGGTGGGCCGAGCACTCCCCGGTGGTCCAGGGCGCGCGGCGGGCCCTTCGCACGCAGAGCGACCTGACCCGGCGCGTCTCGCGCCTGACCCACAACCCGCAGCTCTCCGTACAGCCCGGGATTCGCCTCGCGCCCGCGGGCGCCCGCGAGCCCGAGCTCCTGGTCGAGCTGAGCCAGGCCTGGAGCCTGAGCGGCCACGGCGGAGCGCGGCAGAGATCGCTCGAGGCCGAGCAGGCGGTGCTGGGCGCCGAAACGCGCGCCGCATCGCTCGCGCAGCGCCTCGGAGCCGCGCGCTCCTGGATCGAGCTCTGGGTGGCGCAGCGCGTGCTGGCCGAAGCGCAGCGCGAACAGGCTCTGGCGGGAACCCTCACCAAGCTCGTGGACCGAGCCGCCAGCCTCTCGGGCGCCACGCGCGCCGACGCCGCGGATGCGAGAGCCTACATTGCCGAGGCACGCCTGCTGGTCCTCGCGGCGCACGGCGAGCTGGTCAATCGGGCGGCGACGCTGCAGCGCGAGGCGGGCCGGGCACTGGCCGACGGTACCCTGGCAGCGCGGGGCGAGCTCCCCGCCGCACCGGTGCCCTCGAAGAGCGCCCAGCTCCGCATGCTGGGTCGCCTGGCGGCCCTCCCCGAGGTCCAGCTCCGAGCCCTGCGCGCCCGGGCGGAGCGCCTCCGCATGACCGAGGAGCGGTCGGCACGCGGCTGGGTGCTGCAGCTTGGCCTGATGGCGCAGCGCGATGCGCCCGGAGGTTTCCTTCTCTCGGGGGGCCTTCGCGTGACGGTGCCTCTGTTCGACCGCGGAGAGCGTGAGAGCGCCCCGCTCGCGGCGCAGGCCGAGCGGCAGACCGGCGAGGGCCACGACGCGCTCGTCCGGGCACGCGCCGACCTGGCGGAGGCGATCCATGAGGTGACCCACACCGAGGAGGTGCTCGCCGAGCTGCGGGACAACCTGGTGCCCGCCAGCCGCGAGGGCGCCGCGCTGCGAGAACGGATCTTCCGGGCCGGCGAGGCCACGGTGCTCGAGGTGCTCCAGTCGCGCCGCACGGCCGTCGCGGCCGTCGGGCGCCTCGAGCGCGCCCGCGGTGCGCACGCCTGGGCGCGGGTCAAGCTCTGGCTCCTCAGCACCACCCTGCTGCGGCAGCCCGCTGCGGGTCGCCCATGA
- a CDS encoding NAD(P)/FAD-dependent oxidoreductase yields MSEGKTVLVLGGGVGGVVTARELRKLLPAPHRVVLVEREREHLFAPSLLWLMVGMREAKAIRRPLAELAKKGLEVRTGEIEAIDPVARRVTVSGEALAADYLVVTLGADLAPETIPGLAKAGHNFYGLAGAESLWAALRSFQGGRIVVLTAAPAYKCPAAPYEAAMLLDHYVRAERRLEVSTAVYAAEPAPMGVAGPHVSAAVRELLATKGIAYHPEHQVTQVDPQARRITFANGAHADYDLLAYVPPHRAPRVVREAGLTGASGWISVDRHTLETSHPQVYALGDVVSIPLTLGKPLPKAGVFAHGQATVVAQNLALAITGQGEPARFDGHGECFIETGGGAAGFGSGNFYGEPKPEVELFPPAVHFHLAKVLFEKTWLTFTV; encoded by the coding sequence ATGAGCGAGGGAAAGACGGTGCTGGTGCTGGGCGGGGGCGTGGGCGGCGTGGTCACCGCCCGGGAGCTGCGCAAGCTCCTTCCGGCGCCCCATCGCGTGGTGCTGGTGGAGCGGGAGCGGGAGCATCTGTTCGCGCCGTCGCTCCTCTGGCTCATGGTGGGGATGCGCGAGGCCAAGGCCATCCGGCGTCCGCTCGCGGAGCTCGCGAAGAAGGGCCTGGAGGTGCGCACGGGCGAGATCGAGGCCATCGATCCCGTCGCGCGCCGCGTGACCGTCTCCGGCGAGGCGCTCGCGGCGGACTACCTGGTCGTGACCCTCGGTGCCGACCTGGCCCCCGAGACGATCCCCGGCCTCGCCAAAGCGGGGCACAACTTCTACGGACTCGCCGGGGCCGAGAGCCTCTGGGCCGCGCTGCGGAGCTTTCAGGGCGGACGCATCGTGGTGCTGACCGCCGCGCCGGCCTACAAGTGTCCCGCGGCCCCCTACGAAGCCGCGATGCTCCTCGACCACTATGTCCGCGCCGAGCGGCGGCTCGAGGTGAGCACCGCGGTCTACGCCGCCGAGCCTGCCCCGATGGGCGTGGCCGGCCCGCACGTCTCGGCCGCGGTGCGCGAGCTCCTCGCGACGAAGGGGATCGCGTATCACCCCGAGCACCAGGTGACGCAGGTGGACCCGCAGGCCCGCCGCATCACCTTCGCGAACGGAGCGCACGCGGACTACGATCTCCTGGCCTACGTGCCGCCGCACCGCGCGCCGCGGGTCGTGCGCGAGGCCGGCCTCACCGGCGCGAGTGGCTGGATCTCGGTAGACCGCCACACCCTCGAGACCTCGCACCCGCAGGTCTACGCCCTCGGGGACGTGGTGAGCATTCCGCTGACCCTCGGCAAGCCGCTCCCCAAGGCGGGGGTCTTCGCCCACGGCCAGGCCACCGTCGTGGCGCAGAACCTGGCCCTCGCCATCACCGGCCAGGGCGAGCCCGCCCGCTTCGACGGCCACGGCGAGTGCTTCATCGAGACGGGAGGCGGCGCGGCGGGCTTCGGCTCGGGCAACTTCTACGGCGAGCCCAAGCCCGAGGTGGAGCTCTTCCCGCCGGCGGTCCACTTCCATCTGGCGAAGGTGCTCTTCGAGAAGACCTGGCTGACGTTTACGGTGTGA
- a CDS encoding sigma 54-interacting transcriptional regulator has protein sequence MDATGEESPTRLIYTGQEPLLVLRAAVLHVVSGPDRGASCAVELERITVGTAKDNDLVLSDAGVSRRHLQLQVHDTGYLVRDLDSTNGTFHRGARVREVLLGLGAELRLADTVLRLEPGEQLSKGLGPRQSFGRLVGSSPAMQKLYGVLARVAPSDVTVLIQGETGSGKELVAEEIHRNSPRHAESYVVVDCGALPGNLIESELFGHERGAFTGAVSDRAGAFERANGGTVFLDEIGELPLELQTRLLRVLDARTVKRLGSNVSRKIDVRLVAATNRELGEEVKRGAFRRDLYYRLAVVRLEVPPLRKRPEDLPLLARHFLLQAGAADPDAVLTPELLEVLRSRRFRGNVRELRNLVERAIMIADGADLELGSVQSISEIPEEEAEEVADEPAPASRSTPPPLPRALSVRATAPEVVLPGRPVLPTEGWLARTIPEDLLGREYRDAKQLLLHQFETLYLGRLVERHGQNISAIAREAGLDRHMMRRLLRKHGLHE, from the coding sequence ATGGACGCCACGGGCGAAGAGAGCCCGACCCGCCTCATCTACACCGGTCAAGAGCCGCTTCTCGTGCTTCGTGCGGCGGTGCTCCACGTCGTGTCGGGGCCCGACCGCGGGGCGAGCTGCGCGGTGGAGCTCGAGCGCATCACCGTCGGCACCGCGAAGGACAACGACCTCGTGCTTTCGGACGCCGGCGTCTCCCGGCGACACCTGCAGCTCCAGGTGCACGACACCGGCTACCTGGTGCGGGACCTGGACAGCACCAACGGCACCTTTCACCGGGGCGCGCGCGTGCGCGAGGTGCTGCTCGGGCTCGGCGCCGAGCTCCGCCTCGCCGACACCGTGCTGCGCCTCGAGCCCGGGGAGCAGCTCTCGAAGGGGCTCGGCCCGCGCCAGAGCTTCGGGCGCCTCGTCGGCAGCTCGCCCGCGATGCAGAAGCTCTACGGGGTGCTCGCGCGCGTCGCGCCCTCCGACGTCACGGTGCTGATCCAGGGGGAGACCGGCTCGGGCAAGGAGCTCGTGGCCGAGGAGATCCACCGCAACTCGCCGCGCCACGCCGAGAGCTACGTGGTGGTGGATTGCGGCGCGCTCCCCGGCAACCTGATCGAGAGCGAGCTCTTCGGGCACGAGCGCGGAGCCTTCACCGGGGCGGTGAGCGACCGCGCCGGGGCCTTCGAGCGCGCGAACGGCGGCACGGTCTTCCTCGACGAGATCGGCGAGCTCCCGCTCGAGCTGCAGACGCGGCTTCTGCGGGTGCTCGACGCGCGCACGGTGAAGCGGCTGGGAAGCAACGTGTCGCGCAAGATCGACGTGCGGCTGGTGGCGGCCACGAACCGCGAGCTCGGCGAGGAGGTCAAGCGCGGCGCGTTTCGGCGCGACCTCTACTACCGGCTGGCGGTGGTGCGCCTCGAGGTGCCGCCGCTGCGCAAGCGCCCCGAGGACCTCCCGCTCCTCGCGCGGCACTTCCTCTTGCAGGCGGGCGCCGCGGACCCCGACGCCGTCCTGACCCCCGAGCTCCTCGAGGTGCTGCGCAGCCGGCGCTTTCGCGGCAACGTGCGCGAGCTCCGGAACCTCGTCGAGCGCGCGATCATGATCGCCGACGGGGCGGACCTCGAGCTGGGGTCGGTCCAGTCCATCTCCGAGATCCCCGAGGAGGAGGCCGAGGAGGTGGCCGACGAGCCGGCGCCTGCCTCGCGCTCCACGCCGCCGCCGCTCCCCCGGGCGCTCTCCGTGCGGGCCACCGCGCCCGAGGTCGTGCTGCCCGGGCGGCCCGTGCTCCCCACCGAGGGATGGCTCGCGCGCACGATCCCGGAGGATCTGCTCGGCCGCGAGTACCGCGACGCGAAGCAGCTTCTGCTGCACCAGTTCGAGACGCTCTACCTCGGCCGCCTCGTCGAGCGCCACGGGCAGAACATCTCGGCCATCGCGCGCGAAGCGGGCCTCGACCGGCACATGATGCGGCGCCTGCTCCGCAAGCACGGACTTCACGAATGA
- a CDS encoding efflux RND transporter permease subunit, with protein sequence MIQRLVGWSVQHRGLVFGLTAGLALVGLVVGARLRLDALPDITNNQVLVLTRAHGLTPEEVERRVTRPIEAVLGGLPGLEYHRSLSRYAISAITVVFDEEMDPFRARQLVQERLNGLAGTLPAGVEAPEIGPLTTGLGEVFHFTLSSPERTAAELFELAQYKVAPTLRSVRGVVEVNTWGGQRRTFDVKVDPVRLAQRGLTLEHVRESLERATGTVPGAALPTAGTAQALVRAVARPMTPSELGHAVVSSEKGNADDGLQQVVRVADVAQVAEGSAPRIGAATANGRGETVYVMAQMLRGENALLVAEDVNRQLTTVRSVLPRDVQLEVVYDRSLLVRATLRTVAKNLGEGAVLVIAVLLLTLGSLRAGLLIASLIPLSMIGATSALVAFGVPGNLMSLGAIDFGLIVDGAVVMIEHIFFALRNHRPEDRSDIGPMAQAAAGPVFFSLIVILLVYVPILSLSGVDGKMFRPMALTVIFALLAALLLSLTYVPAVAGLIIGPRTVPAKDPWFVRVLVGSYLPLLQRAERHPRWVVVITLLALVGGGVLFARAGTEMAPQLDEGDLVIQTTRSADISLEGAIRDGGNFEAVVLAAAPEVRKVVSRIGSPAVATDVMGLEQADVFVSIAPNERWRAGLTRAALIEQLQQRIERLAPGSDPAFTQPIQMRFNELLGGVVTDVAVHVYGEDLGELRRLALQVAAAVRGVHGAADVRVLAPPDISVLEVRPRPLEVAQHGFAVAEILESVQAVRQGIEVGATYDGPVRIPIVLRLAAPSTALALSQLSIAARGGGTVPLGRVAEVNLTLAPSLVNHHNGERQLIVGFNVRGGSLGTVVKEARARVERALALPTGYRLSWGGQYETLEQAVARLTLVVPAVLALILGLLFVAFRRVSAVVMILLTVPVACVGGVATLTLRGLPISISAAVGFIALSGVMVLNGGVVISQLLSLERLGASPRDAVREAVRRAARPVLMTTLVAALGFLPMTIASGVGAEVQRPLATVVVGGLFLTAVPVLFLIVTVYPWLAGRRRSTARRDDDQAQERGEHGA encoded by the coding sequence GTGATCCAGCGTCTCGTCGGCTGGTCTGTCCAGCACCGCGGCCTCGTGTTCGGCCTCACCGCCGGCCTGGCGCTGGTCGGCCTGGTCGTCGGCGCGCGGCTGCGGCTCGACGCCCTCCCCGACATCACCAACAACCAGGTGCTCGTGCTCACCCGCGCGCACGGGCTCACCCCCGAGGAGGTCGAGCGCCGGGTCACGCGTCCCATCGAAGCCGTCCTCGGGGGCCTGCCGGGCCTCGAGTACCATCGGAGTCTCTCGCGCTACGCCATCTCCGCCATCACAGTCGTGTTCGACGAGGAGATGGACCCCTTCCGGGCCCGCCAGCTCGTACAGGAACGCCTGAACGGCCTGGCCGGCACGCTTCCGGCCGGGGTCGAGGCCCCCGAGATCGGCCCGCTCACCACCGGGCTCGGAGAGGTCTTTCACTTCACGCTCAGCTCTCCCGAGCGCACGGCGGCCGAACTCTTCGAGCTCGCCCAGTACAAGGTAGCCCCCACCCTGCGCTCCGTCAGAGGCGTGGTGGAGGTCAACACCTGGGGTGGTCAGCGGCGAACCTTCGACGTGAAGGTCGACCCGGTGCGGCTGGCCCAGCGCGGCCTCACGCTGGAGCACGTGCGCGAGTCGCTCGAGCGCGCCACGGGTACGGTGCCCGGCGCCGCGCTTCCCACCGCGGGCACGGCGCAGGCCCTCGTGCGCGCGGTCGCCCGTCCCATGACCCCCTCCGAGCTCGGGCACGCCGTCGTCTCTTCGGAGAAGGGCAACGCCGACGACGGCCTCCAGCAGGTCGTGCGCGTCGCCGACGTGGCCCAGGTGGCCGAAGGCAGCGCCCCACGCATCGGCGCGGCCACTGCGAACGGCCGCGGCGAAACGGTCTACGTGATGGCCCAGATGCTCCGCGGCGAGAACGCGCTGCTCGTGGCCGAGGACGTCAACCGGCAGCTCACGACGGTGCGCTCCGTCCTTCCCCGGGACGTGCAGCTCGAGGTGGTCTACGACCGCAGCCTGCTCGTGCGCGCGACCTTGCGCACGGTGGCCAAGAACCTCGGCGAGGGCGCGGTGCTCGTGATCGCCGTGCTCCTCCTGACGCTCGGCAGCCTCCGCGCCGGCCTGCTCATCGCCTCGCTCATCCCCCTCTCGATGATCGGAGCGACGAGCGCGCTGGTCGCCTTCGGGGTGCCGGGGAACCTGATGAGCCTCGGCGCGATCGACTTCGGCCTGATCGTCGACGGCGCGGTGGTGATGATCGAGCACATCTTCTTTGCGCTCCGCAACCACCGCCCGGAGGACCGCTCCGACATCGGACCCATGGCCCAGGCGGCGGCGGGGCCCGTCTTCTTTTCGCTGATCGTGATCCTGCTGGTCTACGTGCCGATCCTCAGCCTCAGCGGCGTGGACGGCAAGATGTTCCGCCCCATGGCGCTGACGGTGATCTTCGCCCTGCTCGCCGCGCTGCTGCTCTCGCTGACCTACGTCCCCGCCGTCGCCGGGCTGATCATCGGCCCGCGCACCGTCCCGGCGAAGGACCCGTGGTTCGTTCGCGTGCTGGTCGGGAGCTATCTGCCCCTGCTCCAGCGGGCGGAGCGCCATCCGCGATGGGTGGTGGTGATTACCCTGCTGGCCCTCGTGGGCGGTGGGGTGCTCTTCGCCCGCGCCGGCACCGAGATGGCCCCGCAGCTCGACGAGGGAGACCTGGTCATCCAGACCACCCGCTCCGCGGACATCAGCCTGGAAGGCGCCATCCGCGACGGCGGGAACTTCGAGGCCGTGGTGCTGGCTGCGGCGCCGGAGGTGCGCAAGGTCGTCTCGCGCATCGGCAGCCCCGCCGTGGCCACCGACGTGATGGGCCTCGAGCAGGCCGACGTCTTCGTCTCCATCGCGCCGAACGAGCGCTGGCGCGCCGGGCTGACCCGCGCGGCGCTCATCGAGCAGCTCCAGCAGCGCATCGAACGGCTGGCGCCGGGGAGCGACCCTGCCTTCACGCAGCCGATCCAGATGCGCTTCAACGAGCTGCTCGGCGGCGTGGTGACCGACGTGGCGGTGCACGTCTACGGAGAGGACCTGGGCGAGCTGCGCCGCCTGGCCCTGCAGGTGGCCGCGGCCGTCCGCGGCGTCCACGGCGCGGCCGACGTGCGCGTGCTCGCGCCGCCCGACATCTCGGTCCTCGAGGTGCGCCCGCGCCCTCTCGAGGTGGCTCAGCACGGTTTCGCCGTGGCCGAGATTCTGGAGAGCGTGCAAGCGGTGCGGCAAGGAATCGAGGTCGGCGCCACCTACGACGGGCCCGTGCGCATCCCGATCGTGCTGCGCCTGGCAGCCCCCAGCACCGCGCTCGCCCTCTCGCAGCTCTCCATCGCCGCGCGCGGCGGCGGCACCGTGCCCCTCGGCCGCGTGGCGGAGGTAAACCTGACCCTCGCCCCGAGCCTGGTGAACCACCACAACGGGGAGCGCCAGCTGATCGTCGGCTTCAACGTGCGCGGAGGGAGCCTCGGGACCGTGGTGAAGGAGGCGCGGGCCCGCGTGGAGCGAGCGCTCGCGCTACCTACCGGCTATCGCCTGAGCTGGGGCGGACAGTACGAGACGCTGGAGCAGGCGGTCGCGCGCCTGACACTGGTGGTGCCGGCCGTCCTGGCCCTCATCCTCGGGCTGCTGTTCGTCGCGTTTCGGCGCGTCTCGGCGGTAGTCATGATCCTGCTCACGGTGCCCGTGGCGTGCGTGGGAGGCGTGGCGACGCTGACCCTGCGCGGCCTGCCGATCTCAATCTCGGCGGCGGTGGGATTCATCGCCCTGAGCGGGGTCATGGTCCTCAACGGCGGCGTGGTGATCTCGCAGCTCCTGAGCCTCGAACGCCTGGGCGCGTCTCCACGCGACGCGGTCCGCGAGGCGGTGCGCCGGGCCGCTCGGCCGGTGCTGATGACCACACTCGTGGCGGCACTCGGGTTTCTGCCCATGACCATCGCCTCGGGCGTGGGGGCCGAGGTGCAACGCCCCCTGGCCACCGTCGTGGTTGGCGGCCTCTTCCTCACGGCCGTGCCCGTGCTCTTTCTGATCGTCACCGTCTACCCGTGGCTGGCCGGGCGACGACGAAGCACGGCGCGGCGCGACGACGATCAGGCCCAGGAGCGGGGAGAGCACGGCGCGTAG
- a CDS encoding DsrE family protein, with the protein MPKTLFVLNDAPYGTERSYNALRLAGALSKRAGEEVRVFLLGDAAACAKAGQKLPQGYYNVELMLRGPSRHGAQIGVCGTCMDARGLTEAELAEGTHRGTLEELTDWTEWADKVLVF; encoded by the coding sequence ATGCCCAAGACCCTGTTCGTCCTGAACGACGCTCCGTACGGCACCGAGCGGAGCTACAATGCGCTCCGTCTGGCGGGCGCTCTCTCCAAGCGCGCAGGTGAAGAGGTGAGGGTCTTTCTCCTCGGGGACGCGGCGGCGTGTGCCAAGGCGGGGCAGAAGCTCCCGCAGGGTTACTACAACGTGGAGCTGATGCTGCGCGGGCCCAGCCGGCACGGCGCGCAGATCGGCGTCTGCGGCACCTGCATGGACGCGCGGGGCCTCACCGAGGCCGAGCTGGCCGAGGGGACGCACCGGGGGACGCTCGAGGAGCTCACCGACTGGACAGAGTGGGCGGACAAGGTGTTGGTTTTCTGA
- a CDS encoding serine/threonine protein kinase has product MDTPRVTRAAPSPGVRELKAVETLERLGKYHLLSSIGQGGMGSVYRARLDGPAQASKKVALKLIHPHLNQERDFVQMFVNEMRVAMALAHRNIVQTFDAGQDDDRYYLVMELVEGASLRLLLNRVRELRRPMPLPIALFVASEVCAALEYAHALRAEVSGQRTSVIHRDVSPSNILLSEQGDVKLTDFGVARAAGRLGTSVAHLIKGKLAYMAPEQAHGQVDARGDLFSLGAVLYEMVCGEPMRREVDLASVRLGAPAAPPRRVRPELSASLETLILRCVATDPAQRPASAAELRRELSREAVHLQLARGELPDLHGELSRFLVEVGLVGPPPEDSVVREPAPATGPRPANLARALLAQAEELSAAVGSLSCSSESGTDDHHAPSLPHAVGATGMIPNPDVAPRPRRARARWPLVASLVLLGAAGAALLLARWLERRDAPVTTESPEPPATAPKAASNLAPAAAAPKVAAHDAAANDAPAAAMKVPANDAPADDAPKERVDRPAVTPHLPKRSATASATTARARLDVNAVPWAQVYVDGQLRGETPIQGLLLPAGRHRVRLVNPKLNLSSSFTVQLRPGELTRKVVRLE; this is encoded by the coding sequence TTGGACACACCGAGGGTCACCCGCGCGGCGCCGTCTCCCGGCGTTCGCGAGCTGAAGGCGGTTGAGACCCTCGAACGCCTCGGCAAGTACCACCTCCTCTCCAGCATCGGCCAGGGCGGGATGGGCAGCGTCTACCGCGCGCGGCTCGACGGACCGGCCCAGGCGAGCAAGAAGGTCGCGCTCAAGCTCATCCACCCGCACCTGAACCAGGAGCGGGACTTCGTGCAGATGTTCGTGAACGAGATGCGCGTGGCGATGGCGCTCGCGCACCGCAACATCGTGCAGACCTTCGACGCCGGACAGGACGACGACCGCTACTACCTGGTGATGGAGCTCGTCGAGGGGGCCTCGCTGCGCCTGCTGCTCAACCGGGTACGCGAGCTCCGGCGACCCATGCCGCTGCCCATCGCGCTCTTCGTGGCGAGCGAGGTCTGCGCCGCGCTCGAGTATGCGCACGCCCTGCGGGCGGAGGTCTCGGGGCAGCGTACCTCGGTCATCCATCGCGACGTGAGCCCGAGCAACATCCTCCTCTCCGAGCAGGGGGACGTGAAGCTCACCGATTTCGGCGTGGCGCGCGCGGCCGGCCGGCTCGGCACGAGCGTCGCGCACCTCATCAAGGGCAAGCTGGCCTACATGGCCCCCGAGCAGGCGCACGGGCAGGTGGACGCCCGCGGGGACCTCTTCTCCCTCGGCGCGGTGCTCTACGAGATGGTCTGCGGCGAGCCGATGCGGCGCGAGGTGGACCTGGCCTCGGTACGGCTCGGCGCGCCCGCGGCGCCTCCGCGCAGAGTGCGCCCCGAGCTGAGCGCGTCGCTCGAGACGCTGATCCTGCGCTGCGTGGCCACCGACCCGGCGCAGCGGCCGGCCAGCGCGGCCGAGCTCCGGCGCGAGCTCTCGCGCGAGGCGGTGCACCTGCAGCTCGCCCGGGGAGAGCTCCCCGACCTGCACGGCGAGCTCTCGCGCTTCCTCGTAGAGGTCGGCCTGGTGGGACCTCCGCCCGAGGACTCTGTGGTGCGCGAGCCCGCGCCGGCCACGGGACCGCGGCCGGCAAACCTGGCCCGGGCGCTCCTCGCGCAGGCCGAAGAGCTCTCCGCCGCCGTCGGGAGCCTCTCCTGCTCGTCGGAGTCCGGCACGGACGACCATCACGCGCCGTCGCTGCCGCATGCGGTCGGCGCCACGGGGATGATCCCGAACCCGGACGTCGCGCCGCGCCCTCGGCGTGCGCGCGCCCGCTGGCCGCTCGTGGCGAGCCTCGTGCTGCTCGGAGCCGCCGGAGCCGCGCTGCTGCTGGCGCGCTGGCTCGAGCGACGCGACGCGCCGGTGACCACAGAGAGCCCGGAGCCGCCCGCCACGGCGCCGAAAGCAGCGTCGAACCTCGCGCCCGCCGCCGCTGCGCCGAAGGTGGCCGCCCACGACGCAGCCGCCAACGACGCGCCCGCTGCCGCGATGAAGGTGCCCGCCAACGACGCGCCCGCAGACGACGCGCCGAAGGAGCGCGTGGACCGCCCTGCCGTCACGCCCCACCTGCCCAAGCGGAGCGCGACCGCGTCCGCCACCACCGCGCGCGCGCGGCTCGACGTGAACGCCGTCCCCTGGGCCCAGGTCTACGTGGACGGCCAGCTGCGCGGCGAAACGCCGATCCAGGGCCTGCTCCTCCCCGCCGGGCGCCATCGCGTGCGCCTGGTGAATCCGAAGCTCAACCTCTCCTCGAGCTTCACCGTGCAGCTCCGGCCGGGAGAGCTCACCCGCAAGGTCGTGCGGCTGGAATAG
- a CDS encoding efflux RND transporter periplasmic adaptor subunit translates to MNPCWLVCASLSALAACTQGAAQPEAAPLPRSSAETRWVAARAPAGLSLLELPAHVLAAPQSLGAVSAPYQARVVKVLVQAGQRLKSGDPTVEVIMPAVTAAAGAYLGARTRYEAYARRKAQLDRLRADGLVRLSEIAEVETHLAESRADEHTALATLRSAGLRPTDASRILGGDGTVMLRSPIGGVITEADVVVGEVREPGGKPFVRVAAQAAPRIEARLSHGLPAGAGFEFVANGWSPVELRAIAQAPQIDRRDGTRLSWFEPLKPTPLPHGLSGKLAVHLHGDRVVAVPATAVVMNEGRAEVITRDGARLKRVPVVVLLVSGADALVEGPVRPGHIVAADGALATAGLR, encoded by the coding sequence ATGAACCCATGCTGGCTGGTCTGCGCGAGCCTTTCCGCGCTCGCGGCGTGCACCCAGGGCGCCGCCCAGCCGGAGGCAGCTCCCCTGCCCCGATCGAGCGCCGAGACCCGGTGGGTAGCCGCCCGCGCCCCGGCGGGACTGTCGCTCCTCGAGCTGCCGGCCCACGTGCTCGCCGCGCCGCAGTCGCTCGGCGCCGTGTCGGCCCCGTATCAGGCGCGCGTGGTCAAGGTGCTCGTGCAAGCGGGTCAGCGCCTCAAGAGCGGCGATCCGACAGTCGAAGTGATCATGCCCGCCGTGACCGCGGCGGCGGGCGCCTACCTCGGGGCGCGCACGCGCTACGAAGCCTACGCGCGACGCAAGGCCCAGCTCGATCGCCTGCGGGCCGACGGGCTCGTCCGCCTCTCCGAGATCGCCGAGGTGGAGACTCACCTCGCCGAGTCCCGCGCCGACGAGCACACCGCGCTGGCCACGCTGCGCAGCGCCGGCCTGCGCCCCACGGACGCCAGCCGGATCCTCGGCGGGGACGGCACCGTGATGCTGCGCAGCCCCATCGGCGGCGTGATCACCGAGGCTGACGTGGTGGTCGGTGAGGTCCGGGAGCCCGGCGGCAAGCCCTTCGTGCGCGTCGCGGCCCAGGCTGCGCCGCGCATCGAGGCCCGCCTGTCCCACGGGCTTCCCGCCGGCGCAGGCTTCGAGTTCGTGGCCAACGGCTGGAGCCCCGTCGAGCTGCGCGCGATCGCGCAGGCTCCGCAGATCGACCGTCGCGACGGCACGCGGCTCTCCTGGTTCGAGCCGCTCAAGCCCACGCCGCTGCCCCACGGGCTCTCCGGCAAGCTCGCGGTGCACCTGCACGGAGACCGGGTCGTCGCCGTGCCGGCCACCGCCGTGGTGATGAACGAAGGCCGCGCCGAGGTGATCACCCGCGACGGCGCGCGGCTCAAGCGCGTACCGGTCGTGGTGCTGCTCGTCTCGGGGGCCGACGCGCTCGTCGAGGGGCCCGTGCGACCGGGACACATCGTCGCCGCCGACGGGGCCCTCGCCACCGCGGGCCTACGGTGA